The following are encoded together in the Pseudodesulfovibrio indicus genome:
- a CDS encoding glycosyltransferase yields MSTIFDLYQRCRKDHTQEYVELYDARADERISDLTGAKGYFYDKVREMVRFYVEPGKRVLAVNADAGQYLAWTEPSRGVGIETAPGLVEVARKAHPEFEFHVCAPEDFEAGEEFDYILILDAVNNMFDVQTALEKLQPACHEETRLIITWYNFLWKPLLKFAEKRGLKRPSTPQNWLSKAHIEQLVTLAGFEPTAHTRKILMPYRIPVLSELINNFVGGLPIINHFCLMNIMVARPVQAPDRGKFGVSVIVPCKDEADNIEAAVLRTPQMGSHTELIFCDDKSTDGTPDVVRRMQQEHPDKDIKLVNGPGICKAENVWTGFNAATQDIVMILDGDLTVPPEDLPKFYEALASGTGEFINGTRSVYPMRDDAMRLANIFGNKAFSMLFSYILSQSITDTLCGTKVLWRKDWLRLKNLLGSWGINDRWGDYELIFGAARLGLKHQDLPVRYMERVHGETKMTGRLKNAMIMLRMCIAAYRKFK; encoded by the coding sequence ATGTCCACCATTTTCGACCTGTACCAGCGGTGCAGGAAAGACCACACCCAGGAATACGTCGAACTCTACGACGCCCGAGCCGACGAACGCATCAGCGACCTGACCGGCGCCAAGGGATACTTCTACGACAAGGTCCGCGAAATGGTCCGCTTCTACGTGGAGCCGGGCAAGCGCGTGCTGGCGGTCAACGCCGACGCGGGCCAGTACCTGGCCTGGACCGAGCCGTCCCGAGGCGTGGGCATCGAGACCGCGCCCGGCCTGGTCGAAGTGGCCCGCAAGGCCCACCCGGAGTTCGAATTCCACGTCTGCGCCCCGGAGGACTTCGAGGCCGGGGAGGAGTTCGACTACATCCTGATCCTGGACGCGGTGAACAACATGTTCGACGTCCAGACCGCCCTGGAGAAACTCCAGCCCGCCTGCCACGAAGAGACCCGGCTGATCATCACCTGGTACAACTTCCTCTGGAAGCCGCTGCTCAAGTTCGCGGAGAAGCGCGGCCTGAAGCGCCCGTCCACCCCGCAGAACTGGCTGTCCAAGGCGCACATCGAGCAGCTCGTCACCCTGGCCGGGTTCGAGCCCACGGCCCACACCCGCAAGATCCTCATGCCCTACCGGATTCCGGTCCTGTCCGAGCTGATCAACAACTTCGTGGGCGGACTGCCGATCATCAACCATTTCTGCCTGATGAACATCATGGTCGCGCGGCCCGTGCAGGCCCCGGACCGGGGGAAGTTCGGCGTGTCCGTGATCGTGCCGTGCAAGGACGAGGCGGACAACATCGAGGCCGCTGTGCTGCGCACCCCGCAGATGGGCAGCCACACCGAGCTGATCTTCTGCGACGACAAGTCCACGGACGGCACCCCGGACGTGGTCCGGCGGATGCAGCAGGAACACCCGGACAAGGACATCAAGCTGGTCAACGGCCCCGGCATCTGCAAGGCCGAGAACGTCTGGACCGGATTCAACGCCGCCACCCAGGACATCGTCATGATCCTGGACGGCGACCTGACCGTGCCGCCCGAGGATTTGCCCAAGTTCTACGAGGCCCTGGCCTCGGGCACGGGCGAGTTCATCAACGGGACCCGCTCGGTCTACCCCATGCGCGACGACGCCATGCGGCTGGCCAACATCTTCGGCAACAAGGCGTTCAGCATGCTCTTCTCCTACATCCTCAGCCAGTCGATCACCGACACCCTGTGCGGCACCAAGGTGCTCTGGCGCAAGGACTGGCTGCGGCTGAAGAACCTGCTCGGCAGCTGGGGCATCAACGACCGCTGGGGCGACTACGAGCTGATCTTCGGCGCGGCCCGCCTGGGCCTGAAGCACCAGGACCTGCCCGTGCGCTACATGGAGCGGGTCCACGGCGAGACCAAGATGACCGGACGTCTGAAGAACGCCATGATCATGCTGCGCATGTGCATCGCGGCCTACAGGAAATTCAAGTAG
- a CDS encoding PfkB family carbohydrate kinase — MPIDTKIKSIDELVEIVADLKKAGKKVVHCHGVFDLLHIGHIRYFRQASEWGDVLVVTVSPDRFVDKGPNRPAFGEQLRAEGVASQDAVDLVAINEWPTAEELLRRLRPDIYVKGSDFKSIDADPTGKLRLEADVCEEIGAELRLTQEIVFSSTNLINRFMSSFSDDVQEYLDMFRSRYSIADVEKVVDRLASLKVAVIGDTILDDYQYCSPLGASSKEPVMAFSHTGGDLFAGGVLAIANHLSNLVERVDMFTVLGEADTQEEFVRERLNPNVVPHFAYQKNAPTLRKRRYIEGYTMVKLFEIYHMDDTGLDPERDAELRDRFRGTAGGADVVVAADFGHGAISPETRETLSQSRFLAVNTQANAGNRGFHTISAYGRCDFISLAEPELRLDARDKVTGVIPLTDDVRQRLGASMVAVTRGKKGSYVLADNGVGVLVPAFASKVVDKIGSGDAFFSVASLVASLKDVSPEIVAFLGNVAGAIAVGIVGNQKSVTRQAIMKYVTSLLK, encoded by the coding sequence ATGCCTATCGATACCAAAATCAAATCCATAGATGAACTTGTCGAAATCGTCGCCGACCTGAAGAAGGCGGGGAAGAAGGTCGTGCACTGCCACGGCGTCTTCGACCTGCTGCACATCGGCCATATACGCTATTTCCGCCAGGCTTCCGAATGGGGCGACGTGCTCGTCGTGACCGTGTCCCCGGACCGCTTCGTGGACAAGGGTCCGAACCGGCCGGCCTTCGGAGAGCAGCTCCGCGCCGAGGGCGTGGCTTCGCAGGACGCGGTCGACCTGGTGGCCATCAACGAGTGGCCCACGGCCGAGGAGCTGCTGCGCAGGCTCAGGCCCGACATCTACGTCAAGGGCTCGGACTTCAAGTCCATCGACGCCGATCCCACGGGCAAGCTGCGCCTGGAGGCGGACGTCTGCGAGGAGATCGGGGCAGAGCTTCGGCTGACCCAGGAAATCGTCTTCAGCTCCACCAATCTGATCAACCGGTTCATGTCCTCGTTTTCGGACGACGTGCAGGAGTACCTGGACATGTTCCGCTCCCGGTACTCCATCGCCGACGTGGAGAAGGTCGTGGACCGGCTGGCCTCGCTCAAGGTCGCGGTCATCGGCGACACCATCCTGGACGACTACCAGTACTGCTCGCCCCTAGGGGCCTCCTCCAAGGAACCGGTCATGGCCTTCAGCCACACCGGCGGCGACCTGTTCGCGGGCGGCGTGCTGGCCATCGCCAACCATCTTTCCAACCTGGTGGAGCGGGTGGACATGTTCACCGTGCTCGGCGAGGCGGACACCCAGGAGGAGTTCGTCCGCGAGCGGTTGAACCCCAACGTGGTCCCGCACTTCGCCTACCAGAAGAATGCGCCCACCCTGCGCAAGCGGCGTTACATCGAAGGCTACACCATGGTGAAGCTTTTCGAGATCTACCACATGGACGATACCGGCCTGGATCCGGAGCGGGATGCGGAGCTGCGCGACCGGTTCCGCGGGACGGCCGGAGGGGCCGACGTGGTGGTGGCCGCCGACTTCGGCCACGGGGCCATCAGCCCGGAGACGCGCGAGACCCTGTCCCAGTCCCGGTTCCTGGCCGTGAACACCCAGGCCAACGCGGGCAACCGAGGGTTCCACACCATCTCCGCCTACGGGCGCTGCGACTTCATCAGCCTGGCCGAGCCTGAGCTCCGCCTGGACGCCCGCGACAAGGTCACCGGCGTCATCCCGCTGACCGACGACGTGCGGCAGCGGCTGGGGGCGTCCATGGTTGCGGTCACGCGCGGCAAGAAGGGGTCCTACGTCCTGGCCGATAACGGCGTGGGCGTGCTGGTACCCGCCTTCGCCAGCAAGGTGGTGGACAAGATCGGCTCGGGCGACGCCTTTTTCTCGGTGGCCTCCCTGGTCGCCAGCCTCAAGGACGTCTCCCCGGAGATCGTGGCCTTCCTGGGCAACGTGGCCGGGGCCATCGCCGTGGGCATCGTGGGCAACCAGAAGTCCGTGACCCGGCAGGCGATCATGAAATACGTAACCTCCCTCCTCAAGTAA
- a CDS encoding SIS domain-containing protein translates to MNWYSSVQVLSKVLEQLAVTDGAGTLLDADAGFALFREWIEECRGERRRVYFVGNGASASMASHFSTDLAKNADVPTEVFTDCSLITATGNDFGYEQTFAYPLGQRMVPGEVLIAISSSGNSPNVVAAVARARELGGRSVTITAMSQDNRMRALGDLNFYLPADSYGMAESGHGAVLHHLIDLFTQRGA, encoded by the coding sequence ATGAACTGGTATTCTTCCGTGCAGGTGCTGTCCAAGGTGCTTGAGCAGCTTGCCGTTACCGACGGCGCCGGGACGCTCCTCGATGCGGACGCGGGGTTCGCCCTCTTCCGGGAGTGGATCGAGGAATGCCGAGGCGAGCGGCGGCGCGTCTATTTCGTGGGCAACGGGGCCAGCGCATCCATGGCCAGCCATTTCTCCACTGACCTGGCCAAAAACGCCGACGTCCCCACCGAGGTATTCACCGACTGCTCGCTGATCACCGCGACGGGTAACGACTTCGGCTACGAGCAGACCTTCGCCTACCCCCTGGGCCAGCGCATGGTCCCGGGCGAGGTGCTCATCGCCATCAGCAGCTCAGGCAACTCGCCCAACGTGGTGGCCGCCGTGGCCCGGGCCCGTGAACTCGGCGGGCGATCCGTGACCATCACGGCCATGTCCCAGGACAACCGGATGCGCGCCCTGGGCGACCTGAATTTCTACTTGCCTGCCGACAGTTACGGCATGGCCGAAAGCGGCCATGGGGCCGTGCTGCACCATCTCATCGATCTGTTCACCCAAAGGGGCGCCTAG
- a CDS encoding ArnT family glycosyltransferase — MGRLMNWVEDNRTLVLLLIFLFSVAVRVATLEYLDLGGDNAERWMQAHRVAQGLGVTHWYNHSMRWVIVLPLAGLIKLFGPHPALSPVLPILFASIGAVFLYLIGEKLQDARLGLSTALLTVLLPLMARSGSQLWPGIFEMAYLAIMVYLILCWIDSRHTGLLVLAGVAFFCGWGARVTMVYTWPGAALLIWLPTRDFRAVVVYTAVASGLCFAEWGWFWWDSGNPLGRLGLLFATSYGRQDNLFIPLKDYLLQFTDLLKLKGLVPIAVLTLGAAGLAFREKDRRWWGISILYLSVTFLMLYMVTHLFPIKLALPFGSRKWPIFAPYGILLLMYYLLKLWDSRPRLGFALITVLFAAFSVFTLIRIPSTNTLVQMSRDYALLRPALDADRPVRMVYQPWEPNFIEKEIISAFTGKQKRRNRSDREILLDMDRNQQRIASLFLDDVTQFHAYSHRPAVRMERYVYIIPSADGSIENPAVDSVFGIRTHAAFPAKD; from the coding sequence ATGGGCCGACTGATGAACTGGGTGGAGGACAACCGCACCCTGGTGCTGTTGCTGATCTTTCTCTTCAGCGTGGCCGTGCGCGTGGCCACCCTGGAATACCTCGACCTGGGCGGCGACAACGCCGAGCGCTGGATGCAGGCCCACCGCGTGGCCCAAGGGCTCGGCGTCACCCACTGGTACAACCACTCCATGCGCTGGGTCATCGTCCTGCCCCTGGCCGGGCTGATCAAACTCTTCGGACCGCACCCGGCCCTGTCGCCCGTGCTGCCCATCCTGTTCGCGTCCATCGGCGCGGTCTTCCTGTACCTCATCGGCGAGAAGCTCCAGGACGCCCGCCTCGGCCTGTCCACCGCCCTGCTGACCGTCCTGCTCCCGCTCATGGCCCGCTCCGGCAGCCAGCTTTGGCCCGGCATCTTCGAGATGGCCTACCTGGCGATCATGGTCTACCTGATCCTCTGCTGGATCGATTCGCGGCACACCGGGCTCCTGGTCCTGGCGGGCGTGGCCTTTTTCTGCGGCTGGGGGGCGCGCGTGACCATGGTCTACACCTGGCCCGGCGCGGCGCTGCTCATCTGGCTGCCCACCCGCGATTTCCGCGCGGTGGTCGTCTACACCGCCGTGGCCTCCGGGCTGTGCTTCGCGGAGTGGGGCTGGTTCTGGTGGGATTCGGGCAACCCGCTCGGCAGGCTCGGCCTGCTCTTCGCCACCTCCTACGGCCGACAGGACAACCTGTTCATCCCGCTCAAGGACTACCTGCTCCAATTCACGGACCTGCTCAAGCTCAAGGGCCTCGTGCCCATAGCGGTCCTGACCTTGGGCGCGGCCGGGCTGGCCTTCCGGGAGAAGGACCGACGCTGGTGGGGCATCAGCATCCTGTACCTCTCGGTCACCTTCCTGATGCTCTACATGGTCACCCACCTGTTCCCCATCAAGCTCGCCCTGCCCTTCGGCTCGCGAAAGTGGCCCATCTTCGCGCCCTACGGCATCCTGCTGCTCATGTACTACCTGCTCAAGCTCTGGGACAGCCGCCCGCGCCTGGGCTTCGCCCTGATCACCGTGCTGTTCGCCGCCTTCTCGGTCTTCACCCTGATCCGCATCCCGTCCACCAACACCCTGGTCCAGATGAGCCGGGACTACGCCCTGCTCCGGCCCGCCCTGGACGCCGACCGTCCCGTGCGCATGGTCTACCAGCCGTGGGAGCCGAATTTCATCGAGAAGGAGATCATCTCCGCCTTCACCGGCAAGCAGAAGCGACGCAACCGGTCCGACCGGGAAATCCTCCTCGACATGGACCGCAACCAGCAGCGCATCGCCTCCCTGTTCCTGGACGACGTGACGCAGTTCCATGCCTACTCGCACCGGCCCGCAGTGCGCATGGAGCGCTACGTCTACATCATCCCCTCCGCCGACGGGTCCATCGAGAACCCGGCCGTGGACAGCGTGTTCGGCATCCGGACCCACGCTGCGTTCCCGGCCAAGGATTGA
- a CDS encoding class I SAM-dependent methyltransferase, with amino-acid sequence MAESRKQPSSPEFDERKRDEIALGEKIAAGESEAIWGWGTPAGKLRAERRARLIAEGGGLAPGMRVLEIGCGTGNFTEKFAAHGAEILACDLSPHLLEKAGRRDYGTCPVSFICSPFEECGTEGGFDAVIGSSILHHLDMDQALPKIRDLLKPGGRIAFAEPNMLNPQIFIERHFRQFFSHISENETAFVASKLRRTLEEAGFSNVRITPFDWLHPSTPEPLIPLVSGIGRLLEATPGLREFSGSLIIVAERGTGAGS; translated from the coding sequence ATGGCTGAAAGCAGGAAACAACCGTCCTCGCCGGAGTTCGACGAACGCAAGCGGGACGAGATCGCCCTGGGCGAGAAGATCGCCGCGGGCGAAAGCGAGGCCATCTGGGGCTGGGGCACGCCCGCGGGCAAGCTTCGGGCCGAGCGCCGCGCCCGGCTCATCGCCGAGGGCGGCGGCCTGGCCCCGGGCATGCGCGTGCTGGAGATCGGCTGCGGCACCGGCAACTTCACCGAGAAGTTCGCGGCCCACGGCGCGGAGATCCTGGCCTGCGACCTCTCCCCCCACCTGCTGGAAAAGGCGGGCAGGCGCGACTACGGGACCTGTCCGGTCTCCTTCATCTGCTCCCCCTTCGAGGAGTGCGGCACCGAGGGCGGTTTCGACGCGGTCATCGGCTCGTCCATCCTCCACCACCTGGACATGGACCAGGCCCTGCCCAAGATCCGCGACCTGCTCAAGCCGGGCGGCAGAATCGCCTTTGCCGAGCCGAACATGCTCAATCCGCAGATCTTCATCGAGCGCCACTTCCGCCAATTCTTCTCCCACATCTCCGAGAACGAGACCGCCTTCGTGGCCTCGAAGCTCAGGCGGACCCTGGAGGAGGCGGGCTTCTCGAACGTGCGCATCACGCCGTTCGACTGGCTGCACCCGTCCACCCCGGAGCCGCTCATCCCGCTGGTCTCCGGCATAGGCCGTCTCCTTGAGGCCACCCCCGGCCTGCGGGAGTTCTCCGGCTCGCTGATCATCGTGGCCGAGCGCGGCACGGGGGCCGGGAGCTGA
- a CDS encoding NAD-dependent epimerase/dehydratase family protein has translation MAVVIVTGSCGLIGAETVRFYISKGFDVVGVDNNMRSYFFGEEASTHWSQLKLESDFANYTHASIDIRDEKAVDELFAKYSTDISAVIHTAAQPSHDWAAREPITDFSVNAGGTLVLLEATRKHCPEAAFLFTSTNKVYGDTPNFLPLVEQETRWELDPAHPFAEHGIDETMSIDRCTHSLFGVSKAAADLLVQEYGRYFNMNTGVFRGGCLTGGGHSGTELHGFLSYLARCCMTGRHYSIFGYKGKQVRDNIHSSDLVNMLWHFHQAPRPGEVYNVGGSRHSNCSMLEAIHMCEEYTGKKMDYTYKEDNRIGDHIWYISDVRKFQSHYPDWKYTYDIKAIIQEVIEGWRARDVKQG, from the coding sequence ATGGCTGTAGTCATCGTAACCGGTTCTTGCGGCCTCATCGGCGCGGAGACGGTCCGCTTCTATATTTCCAAGGGATTCGACGTGGTCGGCGTGGACAACAACATGCGCTCCTACTTCTTCGGCGAGGAGGCGTCCACCCACTGGTCCCAGCTCAAGCTGGAAAGCGACTTCGCCAACTACACCCACGCCTCCATCGACATCCGTGACGAGAAAGCCGTGGACGAACTGTTCGCCAAGTACTCCACGGACATCAGCGCCGTGATCCACACCGCGGCCCAACCGTCCCACGACTGGGCGGCCCGCGAGCCGATCACCGACTTCTCCGTGAACGCGGGCGGCACCCTTGTGCTGCTGGAAGCCACCCGCAAGCACTGCCCCGAGGCGGCCTTCCTGTTCACCTCCACCAACAAGGTCTACGGCGACACCCCGAACTTCCTGCCGCTCGTCGAGCAGGAGACCCGCTGGGAGCTGGACCCGGCCCATCCGTTCGCCGAGCACGGCATCGACGAGACCATGAGCATCGACCGCTGCACCCACTCCCTGTTCGGCGTGTCCAAGGCCGCGGCCGACCTGCTGGTCCAGGAGTACGGGCGCTACTTCAACATGAACACCGGCGTGTTCCGCGGCGGCTGCCTGACCGGCGGCGGCCACTCCGGCACCGAGCTGCACGGCTTCCTGTCCTACCTGGCGCGGTGCTGCATGACCGGCCGCCACTATTCCATCTTCGGCTACAAGGGCAAGCAGGTCCGCGACAACATCCACTCCTCGGACCTGGTCAACATGCTCTGGCACTTCCACCAGGCCCCGCGCCCCGGCGAGGTCTACAACGTGGGCGGCAGCCGCCACTCCAACTGCTCCATGCTGGAAGCCATCCACATGTGCGAGGAGTACACCGGCAAGAAGATGGACTACACCTACAAGGAAGACAACCGCATCGGCGACCACATCTGGTACATCAGCGACGTCCGCAAGTTCCAGAGCCACTACCCCGATTGGAAGTACACCTACGACATCAAGGCGATCATCCAGGAAGTCATCGAGGGATGGCGCGCCCGGGACGTCAAACAAGGATAG
- a CDS encoding radical SAM protein, with amino-acid sequence MSDKYAIDSHKLHYHPDRVADWKKGENIYPVYMEISPSGSCNHRCTFCALDFMEYQKRFLDTAVLKERMTEMAGLGLKSVMYAGEGEPFLHKDMVEITRHGKRVGIDQAFTTNATLMKPEISERILDVTSWIKVSCNAGTPESYSRIHRTKAAHFGQVLKNLEAAVDIRSRHGYDCALGMQILLLPETRVEVVHLAETARDIGLDYLVVKPYSQHPKSNTDEYKDVEYTNVDGLAEELDAVRTETFQPILRLNTIKKWQEKDRPYERCLGLPFWSYMDAGGNIWGCSMFLGDDRFNYGNIHEQTFKEIWEGEKRAEAMAWFNESFDPSSCRINCRMDEINRYLWNLANPPAHVNFI; translated from the coding sequence ATGTCCGACAAATATGCCATCGACAGCCACAAGCTGCACTACCATCCCGACCGGGTGGCTGACTGGAAGAAGGGGGAGAACATCTACCCCGTCTACATGGAGATCAGTCCGTCCGGCTCCTGCAACCACCGCTGCACCTTCTGCGCCCTGGACTTCATGGAGTATCAGAAGCGGTTCCTGGACACCGCCGTGCTCAAGGAACGCATGACCGAGATGGCCGGGTTGGGCCTCAAGAGCGTCATGTACGCGGGAGAGGGCGAGCCGTTTCTGCATAAGGATATGGTCGAGATCACCCGGCACGGCAAGCGCGTCGGCATCGACCAGGCCTTCACCACCAACGCCACCTTGATGAAGCCGGAGATCAGCGAGCGCATCCTGGACGTGACCTCCTGGATCAAGGTCAGCTGCAACGCGGGCACCCCGGAGAGCTATTCCCGCATCCACCGCACCAAGGCGGCCCACTTCGGGCAGGTCCTGAAGAACCTGGAGGCCGCTGTGGACATCCGGTCCCGGCACGGCTACGACTGCGCCCTGGGCATGCAGATTCTGCTTCTGCCGGAGACGCGCGTCGAGGTCGTGCATCTGGCCGAAACCGCCCGCGATATCGGCCTGGACTACCTGGTGGTCAAGCCGTACTCCCAGCATCCGAAGTCCAACACCGACGAGTACAAGGACGTGGAGTACACCAACGTGGACGGACTGGCCGAGGAACTCGACGCCGTACGCACCGAGACCTTCCAGCCCATTCTGCGGCTCAACACCATCAAGAAATGGCAGGAAAAGGACCGCCCCTACGAGCGGTGCCTCGGGCTGCCCTTCTGGTCCTACATGGACGCGGGCGGCAACATCTGGGGCTGCTCCATGTTCCTGGGCGACGACCGGTTCAACTACGGCAACATCCACGAGCAGACCTTCAAGGAGATCTGGGAAGGGGAAAAGCGGGCAGAGGCCATGGCCTGGTTCAACGAGTCCTTCGATCCTTCGAGCTGCCGCATCAACTGCCGGATGGACGAGATCAACAGGTACCTGTGGAATCTCGCCAACCCTCCGGCGCACGTGAATTTCATATGA